A part of Pirellulales bacterium genomic DNA contains:
- a CDS encoding CoA-acylating methylmalonate-semialdehyde dehydrogenase, whose amino-acid sequence MSSAVSDDSAASLEVPILIGGQLEKSTSNRRGNVFNPSTGRVQGVVPFCTAEEIDRAVRAAHEALPSWSDTPVVERARVMFRFREQLQAHSEELAALVTREHGKTISEARAELQRGIEMVEFACGIPSLLMGQSLENLAPSVDCQTSRHPLGVCVGITPFNFPSMVPLWMFPVALMCGNAFVLKPSEKVPLSAMKLGELLVAAGLPAGVFNIVHGDKTAVDALLTHPLVRAVSFVGSTNIAKYVYTTGTAHGKRVQAAGGAKNHLIIMPDADLGQTVKALQTSAFGCAGERCMAGSIAVPVGRIADDVVEELCRVGKQMKVGPTDHGADVDMGPLVTSDHRDRVATFLDVARGEGAEVALDGRSFDLPHEGFLLGPSVVDHVQPTMRLAREEIFGPVLSVVRASNLDEALAVGRDCEYGNGASIFTQSGWAAREFQRHFNAGMIGVNVGVPAPMAWFPFSGWNKSFFGDLHMQGVEGVMFYTQQKLTMTRWFRSASDSPADPIWKASAGGAK is encoded by the coding sequence ATGTCATCGGCAGTTTCCGACGATAGTGCCGCATCCCTGGAAGTACCAATCCTCATCGGCGGCCAGCTCGAAAAGTCGACGAGCAATCGCCGTGGCAACGTTTTCAATCCCTCGACGGGTCGTGTGCAAGGGGTGGTCCCATTCTGTACGGCCGAGGAGATCGATCGCGCCGTACGCGCAGCGCACGAGGCTCTGCCCAGCTGGAGCGATACCCCTGTCGTAGAGCGGGCTCGCGTCATGTTCCGATTCCGCGAGCAATTGCAGGCCCATAGCGAGGAACTGGCAGCGCTCGTGACGCGCGAGCACGGCAAGACAATCTCGGAAGCCCGCGCCGAATTGCAGCGTGGCATCGAGATGGTGGAGTTTGCCTGCGGCATTCCCAGCCTGCTGATGGGGCAATCGCTCGAGAATCTGGCGCCGAGCGTCGATTGCCAGACCAGCCGCCATCCGCTGGGCGTGTGCGTCGGCATCACGCCCTTCAATTTCCCCTCGATGGTCCCATTGTGGATGTTCCCGGTTGCCCTCATGTGCGGCAATGCTTTCGTCCTGAAGCCGTCGGAAAAAGTTCCGCTCTCGGCCATGAAGCTCGGCGAATTGCTCGTCGCAGCTGGCTTGCCCGCCGGCGTGTTCAATATTGTGCATGGCGACAAGACGGCCGTCGACGCCCTGCTGACGCACCCGCTGGTCCGCGCCGTGTCATTTGTCGGTTCGACGAACATCGCCAAATACGTCTACACGACGGGCACCGCGCATGGCAAGCGCGTGCAAGCCGCTGGCGGCGCGAAGAATCATCTGATCATCATGCCCGACGCCGACCTGGGGCAAACTGTCAAAGCTCTCCAGACATCGGCTTTTGGCTGCGCCGGCGAGCGCTGTATGGCGGGCAGCATCGCGGTACCGGTGGGCCGCATCGCCGATGATGTGGTCGAGGAACTCTGCCGTGTGGGAAAGCAGATGAAGGTCGGACCCACGGATCACGGCGCGGATGTCGATATGGGGCCGCTCGTGACCAGCGACCACCGCGATCGCGTGGCAACGTTTCTTGACGTAGCGCGCGGCGAAGGAGCCGAAGTGGCGCTCGACGGACGTTCGTTCGATCTGCCCCACGAAGGCTTCCTGCTTGGACCAAGCGTCGTGGATCACGTGCAGCCGACGATGCGATTGGCCCGCGAGGAAATCTTCGGCCCCGTGTTGTCGGTCGTGCGGGCGTCGAACCTCGACGAGGCGCTGGCCGTAGGGCGCGACTGCGAATACGGTAACGGCGCCAGCATCTTCACGCAAAGCGGCTGGGCGGCGCGCGAGTTTCAGCGGCACTTTAATGCCGGCATGATTGGCGTAAACGTCGGCGTGCCGGCTCCGATGGCCTGGTTTCCGTTTAGCGGTTGGAACAAATCATTCTTCGGCGACCTGCATATGCAAGGTGTCGAAGGCGTGATGTTTT